From the Maioricimonas rarisocia genome, one window contains:
- a CDS encoding DUF1559 domain-containing protein has protein sequence MSIPRSRHRGFTLIELLVVIAIIAILIALLLPAVQQAREAARRSQCNNNLKQIGLAMHNYHDVNNGFPVAQYGCCWGTWVVGIMPYIDQANLFNQYEHNLKYGVPADTARYGHPVNLPVTRTRLAALTCPSDKDNRPFSDITSHNYAANFGNTSYSQGTVNGVTFKKAPFRLTSSGTPAKNQKMRDIKDGTSNTMLVAEVLQGDGRDLRGFSWWGDASQFTTYLPPNSNLPDRIYSSTYCNNQPEQNLPCDVSTSTNPTMFAARSSHTGGIQTVLCDGAGRFISENIDLEVWRGLSTAKGGEVISEF, from the coding sequence ATGTCTATCCCACGTTCACGTCATCGCGGATTCACCCTCATCGAGCTTCTCGTCGTGATTGCGATCATCGCGATCCTCATCGCCCTGTTGCTGCCCGCTGTGCAGCAGGCCCGGGAAGCGGCCAGGCGATCGCAGTGCAACAACAACCTGAAGCAGATCGGGTTGGCGATGCACAACTACCACGACGTCAACAACGGCTTCCCTGTCGCGCAGTACGGCTGCTGCTGGGGCACCTGGGTCGTGGGAATCATGCCCTACATCGACCAGGCAAACCTCTTCAATCAGTACGAGCACAACCTCAAGTACGGCGTTCCCGCTGACACGGCCCGTTACGGCCACCCGGTCAACCTCCCCGTCACGCGTACGCGGCTCGCGGCACTGACCTGCCCGAGTGACAAGGACAACCGGCCGTTCTCCGACATCACCAGCCACAACTACGCGGCCAACTTCGGCAACACGAGCTATTCGCAGGGAACCGTCAATGGTGTGACGTTCAAGAAGGCTCCCTTCCGTCTGACGAGTTCCGGCACCCCGGCGAAGAACCAGAAGATGCGGGACATCAAGGACGGCACGTCGAACACGATGCTCGTCGCTGAGGTTCTGCAGGGGGACGGTCGCGACCTGCGCGGCTTCTCCTGGTGGGGCGACGCTTCGCAGTTCACCACCTACCTGCCACCCAACTCGAACCTTCCCGACCGCATCTACTCCAGCACCTACTGCAACAATCAGCCGGAGCAGAACCTCCCCTGCGACGTCTCGACCTCGACGAACCCGACGATGTTCGCCGCACGCAGCTCGCACACCGGCGGCATCCAGACCGTCCTCTGTGACGGTGCCGGCCGCTTCATCTCCGAGAACATTGACCTCGAGGTGTGGCGAGGCCTGAGCACCGCCAAAGGCGGCGAAGTCATCAGCGAGTTCTGA
- a CDS encoding sialidase family protein has product MLHCLQTFPRCGLLPFLTVVAALTAANSSRAEDLSEQVIWKSGEGGYHTYRIPSIITTGNGTVLAFCEGRKSGRGDSGNIDLLMKRSTDDGKTWSESVVVWDDGNNTCGNPCPVVDANTGRIHLLLTWNHGDDNGRELHEGTGRDTRRAFYSYSDDEGSNWTDPVEITDAVKLEAWAWYATGPGVGIQLTRGPHKGRLVVPCDYTTLEGPVHGSHAIYSDDGGKSWQLSDTISPTCNECQVAELSDGRLLMNARTQGASNTPRPYTGYRSIAYSSDGGTTWTDPVADDELGDPVCQASLIRYDGRRLLFSNPSPPISLKRGPRNRMTVYVSRDDGETWPVSRLVHEGPSAYSCLTRLPDGRIGLLYEAGEKNAYETITLATFSPEWIAGDE; this is encoded by the coding sequence ATGTTGCACTGCCTTCAGACCTTCCCGCGATGCGGCCTGCTGCCGTTTCTTACGGTCGTTGCCGCTCTCACAGCGGCAAACAGTTCCCGGGCCGAAGACCTCAGCGAACAGGTCATCTGGAAGTCGGGCGAAGGGGGCTATCACACGTACCGGATCCCGTCGATCATCACGACAGGCAACGGAACCGTGCTCGCCTTCTGTGAGGGACGCAAGTCCGGCCGCGGCGACAGCGGTAACATCGACCTGCTGATGAAGCGGTCCACCGATGACGGCAAGACCTGGTCGGAATCGGTCGTCGTCTGGGACGACGGCAACAATACGTGCGGCAACCCCTGCCCTGTCGTTGATGCGAACACGGGCCGGATTCACCTGCTGCTGACGTGGAATCACGGCGACGACAATGGCCGCGAGCTTCACGAAGGAACCGGTAGAGATACCCGCCGCGCCTTCTACAGTTACTCCGACGACGAGGGGAGCAACTGGACCGATCCGGTCGAGATCACTGATGCCGTCAAGCTGGAAGCCTGGGCCTGGTACGCGACGGGCCCCGGCGTCGGCATCCAGCTGACGCGCGGCCCGCACAAGGGGCGACTGGTTGTTCCCTGCGACTACACGACGCTCGAAGGGCCGGTGCACGGATCTCACGCCATCTACAGCGATGACGGTGGAAAGTCCTGGCAGCTCAGTGACACGATCAGCCCGACCTGCAACGAATGCCAGGTCGCCGAACTGAGCGACGGGCGGCTGCTGATGAACGCTCGGACTCAAGGCGCCAGCAATACGCCGCGGCCCTACACCGGATATCGTTCCATCGCGTACTCCAGCGACGGCGGCACGACCTGGACCGATCCGGTCGCCGATGACGAACTGGGGGATCCGGTCTGCCAGGCGTCGCTGATCCGCTACGACGGCCGGCGATTGCTCTTCTCCAACCCTTCGCCGCCGATCAGTCTGAAGCGTGGCCCGCGCAACCGGATGACGGTCTACGTCAGCCGCGACGATGGAGAGACCTGGCCTGTCTCGCGGCTGGTCCATGAAGGTCCGTCTGCCTACTCCTGCCTGACCCGTCTGCCGGACGGACGGATCGGGCTGCTGTACGAAGCGGGCGAAAAGAACGCATACGAAACGATCACTCTGGCCACTTTCTCACCGGAATGGATCGCCGGAGACGAGTAG
- a CDS encoding sulfatase family protein: MLRRLMTRLFLIAAVAATVSPARAETERAKSVRPNIVFILIDDLRFDTFGYMGHPFVETPHIDRLAREGVQFRRAFVTTSLCSPARASFLTGQYMHNHRVVDNADLMPEGTVTFPQLLQKSGYETAFVGKWHMGGSSDAPRPGFDHWVSFRGQGTYAPEGHSLNINGEQVPRTKYMTDELTDYSVDWLKERNGDEPFLLYLSHKGVHGLYDPAPRHRDRYRNEPFPAPGTMDETLQPPPAGDAGKPMWVHDQRNSWHGIEFPYHGRAKQSIAEMYRHYCEMILSIDDSVGHVLEALEKRGLEDNTLVLFTSDGGHLWGEHGLIDKRCAYEESIRIPLLAWGPSTVAAGKTCDAVVANIDVAPTLLELADLDVPSQIDGRSFASLLQNPETAADRDSLLYEYYWEPAFPQTPTTFALRGPRYKLIQYHGVWDTDELYDLQDDPHETTNLIGRPEHQQRVNQMRRQLHDRLKETGGLAIPLGVKRNHGATLRRADGTKRAEFPERLEQQP; encoded by the coding sequence ATGCTTCGCCGATTGATGACGCGCCTTTTTCTGATCGCGGCTGTCGCAGCGACGGTCTCCCCGGCCAGAGCAGAAACGGAACGGGCGAAGTCGGTCCGGCCGAACATCGTCTTTATTCTGATTGACGACCTGCGGTTCGACACCTTCGGCTACATGGGGCACCCGTTCGTCGAAACGCCGCACATCGACCGGCTCGCCCGCGAAGGCGTGCAGTTCCGCCGTGCGTTCGTGACGACGTCGCTCTGCTCGCCGGCTCGCGCGTCGTTCCTCACGGGCCAGTACATGCACAACCACCGGGTCGTCGACAACGCCGACCTGATGCCGGAAGGAACGGTCACGTTCCCGCAACTGCTGCAGAAGTCCGGCTACGAAACCGCCTTCGTCGGCAAGTGGCACATGGGGGGAAGCAGCGACGCACCACGGCCAGGGTTCGACCACTGGGTCAGTTTTCGCGGCCAGGGAACCTACGCTCCGGAGGGACACTCGCTCAACATCAACGGCGAGCAGGTCCCCCGGACAAAGTACATGACGGACGAACTGACCGATTACTCCGTCGACTGGCTGAAGGAACGCAACGGCGACGAACCCTTTCTGCTGTACCTCTCCCACAAGGGCGTTCACGGCCTGTACGACCCGGCACCGCGCCACCGGGACCGCTACCGGAACGAGCCGTTTCCCGCTCCGGGCACGATGGACGAGACGCTCCAGCCTCCACCGGCCGGAGACGCGGGCAAACCGATGTGGGTGCACGACCAGCGAAACAGTTGGCACGGCATCGAGTTCCCCTACCACGGACGGGCAAAGCAGTCGATCGCCGAGATGTACCGGCACTACTGCGAGATGATTCTCTCGATCGACGACAGCGTCGGCCACGTTCTCGAAGCGCTCGAGAAACGGGGGCTCGAAGACAACACGCTGGTCCTCTTCACCAGCGACGGCGGACATCTCTGGGGAGAGCACGGCCTGATCGACAAACGGTGTGCCTACGAAGAGTCGATTCGAATTCCGCTGCTCGCCTGGGGACCATCGACGGTCGCAGCCGGCAAAACATGCGATGCTGTCGTCGCCAACATCGATGTCGCTCCGACGCTGCTGGAACTTGCTGACCTCGACGTTCCTTCGCAGATCGACGGCCGCAGCTTCGCGTCGCTGCTTCAGAATCCGGAAACAGCAGCCGATCGCGACTCACTCCTTTACGAGTATTACTGGGAGCCGGCATTTCCCCAGACGCCGACTACGTTTGCCCTCCGCGGACCGCGGTACAAGCTGATCCAGTATCACGGCGTCTGGGACACCGACGAGCTGTACGATCTGCAGGACGACCCGCACGAGACAACCAACCTCATCGGCCGGCCGGAACACCAGCAACGCGTCAACCAGATGCGACGGCAACTGCATGACCGGCTGAAGGAAACGGGCGGCCTGGCAATTCCGCTTGGGGTCAAGCGAAACCACGGTGCCACACTTCGGCGCGCCGACGGCACCAAACGGGCCGAGTTCCCGGAGCGACTCGAGCAACAGCCGTAG